In Drosophila yakuba strain Tai18E2 chromosome X, Prin_Dyak_Tai18E2_2.1, whole genome shotgun sequence, a single genomic region encodes these proteins:
- the LOC6525719 gene encoding uncharacterized protein LOC6525719 isoform X3: MAAKTDESSPAVASSKSNSPAPSSGRHQLRPVKFDYADSFACTYIVSVVAASIAELATYPLDLTKTRLQIQGEGAAHSAGKSNRCEDLQLRPHAQGVHAEWHPGSAGLEVGAVRRHRRSRCPVACLAR; encoded by the exons ATGGCCGCCAAAACGGACGAATCCTCGCCAGCCGTGGCGtcaagcaaaagcaacagtcCCGCGCCCTCCAGTGGACGCCACCAACTGCGACCCGTGAAGTTCGACTACGCGGACTCATTTGCCTGCACCTACATCGTTTCCGTGGTGGCCGCCTCCATCGCAGAGCTGGCCACCTATCCCTTGGACCTGACCAAGACGCGTCTGCAGATCCAGGGCGAAGGCGCCGCCCATTCGGCTGGAAAGTCCAAT CGGTGTGAGGATCTGCAGCTACGACCTCATGCGCAAGGAGTTCACGCAGAATGGCACCCAGGCTCTGCCGGTTTGGAAGTCGGCGCTGTGCGGCGTCACCGCCGGAGCCGTTGCCCAGTGGCTTGCCTCGCCCGCTGA
- the LOC6525719 gene encoding mitochondrial uncoupling protein 4 isoform X1: MAAKTDESSPAVASSKSNSPAPSSGRHQLRPVKFDYADSFACTYIVSVVAASIAELATYPLDLTKTRLQIQGEGAAHSAGKSNMQYRGMVATAFGIAREEGALKLWQGVTPALYRHVVYSGVRICSYDLMRKEFTQNGTQALPVWKSALCGVTAGAVAQWLASPADLVKVQIQMEGRRRLMGEPPRVHSAGHAFRQIVQRGGVKGLWKGSIPNVQRAALVNLGDLTTYDTIKHLIMDRLQMPDCHTVHVLASVCAGFVAAIMGTPADVVKTRIMNQPTDENGRGLLYRGSVDCLRHTVAKEGFVALYKGFLPCWIRMAPWSLTFWLSFEQIRKMIGASGY, from the exons ATGGCCGCCAAAACGGACGAATCCTCGCCAGCCGTGGCGtcaagcaaaagcaacagtcCCGCGCCCTCCAGTGGACGCCACCAACTGCGACCCGTGAAGTTCGACTACGCGGACTCATTTGCCTGCACCTACATCGTTTCCGTGGTGGCCGCCTCCATCGCAGAGCTGGCCACCTATCCCTTGGACCTGACCAAGACGCGTCTGCAGATCCAGGGCGAAGGCGCCGCCCATTCGGCTGGAAAGTCCAAT ATGCAATACCGCGGCATGGTGGCCACCGCCTTCGGGATTGCGCGTGAGGAGGGCGCCCTGAAGCTGTGGCAGGGCGTAACGCCGGCGCTCTACCGACACGTCGTCTATAG CGGTGTGAGGATCTGCAGCTACGACCTCATGCGCAAGGAGTTCACGCAGAATGGCACCCAGGCTCTGCCGGTTTGGAAGTCGGCGCTGTGCGGCGTCACCGCCGGAGCCGTTGCCCAGTGGCTTGCCTCGCCCGCTGACCTGGTCAAGGTGCAAATCCAGATGGAGGGTCGACGACGGCTGATGGGCGAGCCACCGAGGGTCCACTCCGCTGGCCATGCCTTCCGCCAGATCGTGCAGCGAGGCGGCGTTAAGGGCCTGTGGAAGGGCAGCATCCCGAATGTGCAGCGAGCGGCGTTAGTTAATCTGGGTGACTTAACCACATACGACACCATCAAGCATCTGATCATGGACCGCCTACAGATGCCCGACTGCCACACAGTCCACGTACTGGCCTCCGTTTGCGCTGGATTCGTGGCAGCGATCATGGGCACGCCAGCTGATGTGGTTAAGACGCGCATCATGAACCAGCCCACCGACGAGAATGGGCG GGGCCTGCTCTACCGCGGATCCGTGGACTGCCTGCGTCATACGGTTGCGAAGGAGGGCTTTGTGGCGCTGTACAAAGGCTTCCTGC